ATGGTTCGTAATATATTGGTTTTTCGAAAATGTCGTCTTCCTCAAGTGGCGTGGCAGCAATACCAACGTCAATAATTCCGTCTCTTAGCTGATCGATAATTTGATGTGTTTGTAACTCTTCAATAGTAAGTTTTACCTCAGGGTATCTTTTCATGAAGGTTTTTAGAAATAGCGGTAAGAGTGTCGGTATTATTGTAGGGATAATTCCAATTTTAAAATCTCCCGTAATCTTTCCTTTTTCCGTATCTACTATATCAGAAATTCGTTTTGATTCATTGACTACAGTTTTTGCCTGCTCAACAATCGATTTTCCAATTTCCGTGACTTTTATCGGCTTTTTTGAACGGTCAAAAATTTTAACACTCAGTTCTTCTTCAAGTTTTTGAATCTGCATACTTAAAGTAGGCTGTGTTACAAAGCATTTCTCAGAAGCCAAAGTGAAGTTTTTATATGTAGCAACTGCTAAAACGTATTCTAATTGAGTTATTGTCATATCGTATATATATAATAGAGTTGATGTTTATTTTGATAAAGTGCAATTATAGTAAAAAGTTTTTAGATAAAAAAAGTCTATCGTGTTTAAGTTTGTAGTTTACCCTGAGCGACGCCGAAGGGAGTCGAAGGGTTAAAAGTTAGTATTGAGAGAAAATCAGAGGGGTCTGAGGTCTTACATCTAATGTCTGGCATCTAAACACAAAATAAATCAGCCTAAGGTTAGTATAATTGATTTTTTTTGGCAAAATTTGAATACTAACTTAAAATTCAATTCAATTGGAAGAGGTTGTTGAAATACTTGATATAATAGGTGTTTTTGTATTTGCTATATCGGGAGCACTAACCGCAATGAGAAAAAAGCTGGACTTGTTTGGTGTATTTATTATTGCTTTTGTAGCTGCTGTAGGTGGCGGGACTTTGCGTGATGCTCTTTTGGGAAGAGTTCCTGTTTTTTGGATGGTATATCCTGTTACAGTTTATGCAATAATGGTAGGCACTTTTGTTGCAATAGTTTTCAGGAAAATGTTAGGTTATTTGAGCAGAACTCTTTCTCTTTTTGATACAATCGGACTTGCAGTATTTACAATTATAGGTATAGAA
The window above is part of the Bacteroidota bacterium genome. Proteins encoded here:
- a CDS encoding LysR substrate-binding domain-containing protein, with product MTITQLEYVLAVATYKNFTLASEKCFVTQPTLSMQIQKLEEELSVKIFDRSKKPIKVTEIGKSIVEQAKTVVNESKRISDIVDTEKGKITGDFKIGIIPTIIPTLLPLFLKTFMKRYPEVKLTIEELQTHQIIDQLRDGIIDVGIAATPLEEDDIFEKPIYYEPFVAYLPDNHRLSNRKRLKSEDLELTEMLLLEEGHCFRNNIINLCKSDQELYSSKLNLETGSFDALVQLTKDGFGYTLLPYLHTKRMKPEDEQKLKEFEKPFPAREVSIVYGKGQLKLQIIEALTKTINAIIKGVILTEDTQIISPL
- a CDS encoding trimeric intracellular cation channel family protein, encoding MEEVVEILDIIGVFVFAISGALTAMRKKLDLFGVFIIAFVAAVGGGTLRDALLGRVPVFWMVYPVTVYAIMVGTFVAIVFRKMLGYLSRTLSLFDTIGLAVFTIIGIEIGTQFNLNPVIILALGVMTGSFGGVIRDVLVNEIPLIFHKEVYATASLLGGMVYMGGLYFNLNLIWNQILSIFVVIIIRSLAVHYSLALPGIYRKEEE